One stretch of Pseudoalteromonas shioyasakiensis DNA includes these proteins:
- a CDS encoding transporter substrate-binding domain-containing protein → MKLLTVFLLFASFQAFAGLTAVSFQKNGEIATEEAVRFNGGYGYNLDANHVLKLVTLDWPPYIDENLCNKGWLFQFTVGSLLEKGYGVHISFYPWARAVREAELGRADILFPEYFIEDNVVSDNFLNKTRNDLLALSHAIPGGDLSFVALKGNQIPFNGDLNSVKDLPIGVVRSYKNTKELDAMIDNKEIDTIVANNEYQLIHLLLSNRVSLIVADLEVLKASIYKSELSMNGKQQMLESLVALEPKLEYKPLYYSVSKSTPHWQKVLKDLNDEIELMQASGKFDEFIQGMKQQCYANDKAA, encoded by the coding sequence ATGAAACTACTGACCGTGTTTTTATTATTTGCTTCATTTCAAGCCTTTGCAGGCCTAACGGCTGTCAGCTTTCAAAAAAATGGCGAAATAGCGACTGAAGAAGCTGTTCGTTTTAACGGTGGTTATGGTTATAACCTAGATGCAAATCATGTTTTAAAACTAGTAACCTTAGATTGGCCTCCCTATATTGATGAAAACCTATGTAACAAAGGGTGGTTATTCCAATTCACAGTGGGCTCCCTATTAGAGAAAGGCTATGGCGTACATATTAGTTTTTACCCTTGGGCACGTGCTGTTAGAGAGGCTGAATTAGGCCGAGCTGACATTCTCTTTCCGGAATACTTCATCGAAGACAATGTGGTATCTGATAATTTTCTCAACAAAACCCGCAACGATTTACTCGCTTTGAGTCATGCTATTCCTGGAGGTGATTTATCATTCGTTGCATTAAAAGGAAATCAAATTCCATTTAATGGTGATTTAAACTCAGTAAAAGACCTACCTATTGGTGTGGTCCGATCATATAAAAACACCAAAGAATTAGATGCCATGATTGATAATAAAGAGATCGATACAATCGTCGCAAATAATGAATACCAGTTAATCCACCTCTTACTAAGTAATCGAGTCAGCTTGATTGTGGCAGACCTTGAGGTACTAAAAGCAAGCATATATAAGTCTGAATTATCAATGAATGGTAAACAGCAAATGCTAGAATCACTCGTAGCGCTAGAACCTAAACTTGAATACAAACCACTGTATTATTCTGTCAGTAAATCAACACCACACTGGCAAAAGGTTTTAAAAGACTTAAATGATGAAATTGAGTTGATGCAAGCCAGCGGCAAGTTTGACGAGTTTATACAAGGTATGAAACAACAATGCTACGCAAACGATAAAGCGGCGTAA
- a CDS encoding glycoside hydrolase family 97 catalytic domain-containing protein — MIKSSIYISLLVSSLLAHAQLPLSLTSPDGQLTVKLEEQQNQIVYSVTYGKQVFLEPSQLGLNTNLGDLSQSLKYKSHTTASIQESYKLHNAKASEINYTANTLKVQFENKDGRVLGVQFNVSDHDVAFRYQVTGVETDTRIKVLSEYSAFNLPDDATTFISPQALPETGWMQTKPSYEEPYTFNEALGTPSANGVGYTFPALFKNSDKGWLLISETGVDSHYVGSKLSEGTKDGIYRVSFPQAGENNGIGATYAAMSMPVMTPWRTITLGTSLKPIVESTVAFDLVKPLYQANQEYTMGRSTWSWIVWQDPSINYDDQVKFIDLAASLNFEYVLIDSGWDQNIGRDRMAKLVEYANSKGVDVILWYNSNGWWNDAPQTPKNRMNTAPIRRNEMAWLQGIGVKGLKVDFFGGDKQETIKLYEDILTDANQYGLVITFHGSTIPRGWERMYPNYVTSEAVLASENLVFHQNSLDLHAYNATILPFTRNAIGAMDFAPVFLNKRLSQDQTVGTIRKTTDTFELATGVLYQSPVQHFGLTPNNLAEQPQFVIDTLKAMPTVWDETRYIAGQPGQDATIARRHQQTWWVATVNGENKAKTLDIDLPMLAGKKITLLFDKKDGSAGIKKVKVSNSGKLSLNLLAQGGALIIGR, encoded by the coding sequence ATGATAAAATCAAGTATCTATATTTCACTGCTAGTAAGCTCTTTGCTTGCTCACGCACAACTACCGCTTAGTCTTACAAGTCCTGATGGACAATTAACAGTCAAGCTTGAAGAACAGCAAAACCAAATTGTTTATAGTGTAACTTATGGCAAGCAAGTATTTTTGGAACCATCTCAGCTTGGTTTAAATACTAACCTTGGCGACCTTTCACAAAGTTTAAAATATAAGAGCCATACAACGGCTTCTATACAAGAGAGTTATAAGCTGCATAATGCAAAGGCGAGTGAAATAAACTACACCGCGAACACCTTAAAAGTACAGTTTGAAAACAAAGATGGTAGAGTGCTTGGTGTGCAGTTTAATGTTTCTGATCACGATGTTGCATTTCGTTACCAAGTCACGGGTGTTGAAACAGATACCCGAATCAAGGTGCTATCTGAATATAGTGCTTTTAATTTACCCGACGATGCAACTACATTTATTAGCCCGCAAGCCTTACCTGAAACAGGCTGGATGCAAACAAAACCAAGTTACGAAGAGCCTTACACCTTTAATGAAGCTCTTGGCACACCGTCAGCGAATGGCGTGGGGTATACCTTTCCTGCTTTATTTAAAAATAGCGATAAAGGTTGGCTTTTAATTTCTGAAACTGGTGTAGATAGCCATTATGTAGGCTCAAAATTGAGCGAAGGCACGAAAGACGGTATTTATCGGGTTTCATTTCCTCAAGCCGGTGAGAATAATGGTATTGGAGCAACCTACGCAGCTATGTCTATGCCTGTAATGACTCCTTGGCGTACTATTACTTTAGGGACCAGTTTAAAACCTATTGTTGAGTCAACAGTCGCATTTGATCTGGTTAAACCGCTTTATCAAGCAAATCAAGAATATACTATGGGGCGCTCAACATGGAGCTGGATCGTATGGCAAGATCCAAGTATTAATTATGACGACCAAGTAAAATTTATAGATCTCGCTGCATCTCTAAATTTTGAATATGTATTAATCGATAGTGGTTGGGATCAAAACATTGGTCGTGACAGAATGGCTAAATTAGTCGAATACGCCAATAGTAAAGGCGTTGATGTTATATTGTGGTACAACTCAAATGGCTGGTGGAATGATGCACCACAAACACCAAAGAATAGAATGAATACCGCGCCTATACGAAGAAATGAAATGGCTTGGCTGCAAGGCATTGGCGTTAAAGGCCTTAAAGTTGATTTTTTTGGTGGTGATAAACAAGAAACCATTAAACTCTATGAAGATATTCTAACTGATGCAAATCAATATGGTTTGGTGATCACTTTTCACGGCAGTACCATTCCGCGTGGTTGGGAAAGAATGTATCCAAATTATGTTACGTCTGAAGCTGTACTTGCTTCGGAAAACCTTGTTTTTCATCAAAATTCGTTAGATTTACATGCCTATAACGCGACAATTTTACCGTTCACCCGTAATGCTATTGGCGCTATGGATTTTGCCCCAGTGTTTTTAAACAAACGCTTATCTCAAGATCAAACAGTCGGCACTATTCGTAAAACCACAGATACATTTGAACTGGCAACAGGTGTGCTTTATCAATCACCTGTGCAACATTTTGGCCTGACGCCAAATAACCTTGCAGAACAACCTCAATTTGTTATTGATACTTTAAAGGCGATGCCAACGGTATGGGATGAAACACGTTATATCGCTGGCCAGCCAGGTCAAGATGCAACTATCGCAAGGCGTCATCAGCAAACATGGTGGGTAGCAACTGTGAATGGTGAAAATAAAGCCAAAACATTAGATATCGATTTGCCTATGTTAGCGGGCAAAAAAATCACCCTGTTGTTTGATAAAAAAGATGGCAGTGCTGGTATCAAGAAAGTAAAAGTGAGTAACAGTGGTAAGTTGAGCTTAAACTTATTAGCCCAAGGTGGCGCACTGATAATTGGTCGCTAA
- a CDS encoding DUF3080 family protein: MLKTDSFKLSKPSTLNVKHFAYDNDEKATIGMLELTQLRQCKLSTLIAEHNNQLGKTATPANILSYQIKFLQSANECLESFEKQDELFEKIKLTAAQKQANLPNYFKAMLLNESEFKQSWQLSSTYIDENSAGFSETVSAMEQIAKLNNKINTGRINDIDPEQIISQLEVLNRFKYNKLLISAARAQTHYNQQLTQQLMQYSKDDLCPANKNKQKAQTLSNVFKKFYLEQLQPYQSFLVGRLETLQPLYHQIWRDTEMDHFVDSESNDAILHRLKQSAKSHVAWWQDFYRACEISPL, encoded by the coding sequence GTGCTCAAAACTGATAGTTTTAAGCTATCTAAACCGAGTACACTGAACGTTAAGCATTTCGCTTATGATAACGATGAAAAAGCAACTATTGGCATGCTCGAGCTTACACAGTTACGACAGTGTAAGCTATCTACACTCATCGCTGAGCATAACAACCAGCTTGGTAAAACGGCAACACCCGCTAATATTCTAAGTTATCAGATTAAATTTTTACAAAGCGCAAATGAGTGTTTAGAAAGCTTTGAAAAACAAGATGAATTGTTTGAAAAAATAAAACTTACTGCCGCACAAAAACAAGCAAACCTTCCTAACTACTTTAAAGCTATGCTGCTAAACGAAAGCGAATTTAAACAAAGCTGGCAGCTAAGTTCGACATACATCGATGAAAACTCAGCAGGTTTTAGTGAAACCGTGAGCGCGATGGAGCAGATTGCTAAATTAAACAATAAAATTAATACCGGTAGAATAAACGATATAGACCCAGAGCAAATCATTAGCCAATTAGAAGTGTTAAACCGTTTTAAATATAACAAGTTGTTAATATCGGCGGCACGCGCGCAAACACATTACAATCAGCAATTAACACAACAACTTATGCAGTACTCAAAAGATGATCTCTGCCCTGCCAATAAGAATAAACAAAAGGCACAAACGCTAAGTAATGTATTTAAAAAATTCTATTTAGAGCAATTACAACCTTATCAATCATTCTTGGTGGGTAGATTAGAAACCCTACAACCGCTTTATCATCAAATATGGCGTGACACTGAAATGGACCATTTTGTGGATAGCGAAAGTAATGACGCAATTTTACACCGCCTTAAACAATCTGCTAAAAGCCATGTTGCTTGGTGGCAAGATTTCTATCGAGCGTGCGAAATTAGTCCGTTATGA
- a CDS encoding riboflavin synthase subunit alpha → MFTGIVQTQAVVVKANNQGGVLRLSLKVGQQFAENLNIGASIAVNGCCLTVVKFDSDSLGSCVIDFDVIDETLKLTNLGMLTLNDTVNFERSVTFGTELGGHIVSGHIHCMAEILSINHLQDNCKMQLSLAKEWQKYVLYKGFVSVNGASLTVGEVDELGFWLHLIPETLAITNLDNYREGDKLNIEVDQQTYTIINTVENYLEQQAK, encoded by the coding sequence ATGTTCACTGGAATTGTGCAAACGCAAGCTGTTGTGGTTAAGGCTAATAATCAAGGTGGTGTGCTAAGGCTATCATTAAAAGTAGGGCAGCAATTTGCTGAAAATCTGAATATTGGTGCAAGCATTGCCGTTAATGGCTGCTGTTTAACCGTCGTTAAGTTTGACTCTGACTCCCTTGGTAGCTGTGTTATTGATTTTGATGTGATTGATGAAACATTAAAGTTGACCAACCTAGGTATGTTAACTTTAAATGATACGGTGAATTTTGAGCGCTCAGTGACCTTTGGTACTGAACTGGGAGGCCATATCGTGTCGGGCCACATTCATTGTATGGCCGAAATACTGTCAATTAACCACCTTCAAGATAACTGTAAAATGCAATTATCATTAGCAAAAGAGTGGCAAAAATACGTGTTGTATAAGGGATTTGTGAGTGTTAACGGTGCAAGCCTCACCGTAGGTGAAGTAGATGAGCTGGGCTTTTGGCTGCACTTGATCCCAGAAACACTGGCTATTACCAATCTAGATAACTATCGCGAAGGCGATAAGTTAAATATTGAAGTCGATCAGCAAACTTATACCATTATTAATACGGTCGAAAATTATCTAGAGCAACAAGCAAAATAA
- the prpF gene encoding 2-methylaconitate cis-trans isomerase PrpF, with product MTFKPQIKVPATYMRGGTSKGVFFNLTDLPEPAQVAGEARDNLLLRVIGSPDPYQKQTDGMGGATSSTSKTVILSKSDKPNHDVDYLFGQVAIDRAFVDWSGNCGNLTSAVGAFAVSNGLVDASKIPENGIVEVKVWQVNISKTIIVHVPITNGEVQETGDFELDGVTFPAAEVKLEFMDPADGEGALFPTGNLVDELEVPGIGMLSATMINAGIPTVFINASEVGYDGTELQEAINADASALEKLETIRAYGALKMGLISHLDEAKARQHTPKVAWVAPAKTYHASSGKVVSDTDIDLVVRAMSMGKLHHAMMGTAAVAIGTAAAIPGTLVNLAAGGGERQEVNFGHPSGTLKVGSAATLVDGNWQVTKASMSRSARVLMEGWVRVPQ from the coding sequence ATGACGTTTAAACCACAAATAAAGGTGCCAGCAACCTATATGCGTGGCGGTACCAGTAAAGGGGTGTTCTTTAACTTAACTGATTTACCTGAGCCTGCCCAAGTGGCAGGTGAAGCACGCGACAACTTGTTATTACGTGTGATTGGTAGCCCTGATCCTTACCAAAAACAAACTGACGGTATGGGTGGTGCAACCTCAAGTACGAGCAAAACTGTAATTTTATCGAAAAGTGATAAACCTAACCACGATGTTGATTATTTATTTGGTCAAGTTGCTATCGATAGAGCGTTCGTTGATTGGAGTGGTAACTGCGGTAATTTAACCTCAGCAGTAGGGGCTTTTGCAGTATCTAATGGTCTTGTAGATGCCAGTAAAATTCCTGAAAATGGCATTGTTGAAGTTAAAGTATGGCAAGTCAATATAAGTAAAACCATAATAGTACATGTGCCAATTACCAATGGCGAAGTGCAAGAAACCGGTGATTTTGAGCTTGATGGCGTGACATTTCCTGCTGCAGAAGTAAAACTTGAATTTATGGACCCAGCAGACGGTGAAGGCGCATTATTTCCAACAGGTAATTTAGTTGATGAACTTGAAGTTCCGGGTATTGGTATGTTGTCTGCGACGATGATCAATGCGGGTATCCCAACTGTATTCATCAACGCCAGTGAAGTTGGCTATGATGGTACAGAGCTGCAAGAAGCAATAAACGCTGATGCATCGGCACTTGAAAAGTTAGAAACGATTCGCGCCTACGGGGCGTTGAAAATGGGGCTAATTTCTCATCTTGATGAAGCTAAAGCTCGCCAACATACACCAAAAGTAGCATGGGTTGCACCGGCAAAAACCTATCATGCATCAAGTGGTAAAGTTGTCAGTGATACTGATATTGATTTAGTGGTACGCGCTATGTCGATGGGTAAATTGCACCATGCCATGATGGGCACGGCTGCTGTTGCTATAGGTACCGCTGCTGCCATTCCTGGTACCTTGGTGAACCTTGCTGCAGGTGGTGGTGAGCGTCAGGAGGTAAACTTTGGTCACCCTTCTGGCACATTAAAAGTGGGTTCTGCTGCAACACTTGTTGATGGTAATTGGCAAGTCACAAAAGCAAGTATGAGTCGAAGTGCTCGAGTGCTTATGGAAGGGTGGGTTAGAGTGCCGCAATAG
- a CDS encoding CPXCG motif-containing cysteine-rich protein encodes MKDHYTQRISCPHCGHHIHVALDASDGDQDYYEDCSACCNPIHLNMHIDYAHNKLELHVDSDDEQIF; translated from the coding sequence ATGAAAGACCATTACACACAACGGATTTCATGCCCTCATTGTGGTCACCACATTCATGTGGCACTTGATGCTAGCGACGGTGACCAAGACTATTATGAAGATTGCAGTGCATGCTGCAACCCTATCCATTTGAATATGCATATAGATTACGCACACAATAAACTTGAGTTACATGTCGATAGCGATGACGAGCAAATTTTTTAA
- a CDS encoding MATE family efflux transporter produces the protein MSFCSWEAKRLISLAIPVFLAQVTLILMTVVDTVMAGQVSATDLAALSIATGIWNPLMLALQGILLALTGIIAQFAGSNDKQGISHYFQQGLYLALILAIIGLGLASLADTVLVQLDTSQSITHLAEQYIHFVKWGIFGFLLFSVYRNITEGMGMTKPAFYISLIGLAVNIPANYVFIHGKLGFQAYGGAGCGIATALVFTAMALTQVVYCHFSKKVDAKALLANFTGPKPATLWTITKVGIPISLATFFEVTLFACIPLFIAHLGAVAVAGHQIAASVTTLLFMMPLSLSIAISIRIGNLFGQQHYQQLRNAVNTSYILAAIIAFMLASVTFFARDIISQLYSDNPEVLALASSIMVLACIYQLPDALQVSANGILRGLKYTAPIGYITFVSYWLIGFALGFVLARTDLIVPAMGPHGFWIGIIVGLSAAAIMLMFTVHRRFKHAPFLQNQ, from the coding sequence ATGTCTTTTTGTAGTTGGGAAGCCAAAAGGTTAATTTCGTTAGCCATTCCAGTATTTTTGGCACAAGTAACGCTTATTTTAATGACGGTTGTTGATACCGTGATGGCTGGCCAAGTAAGTGCAACGGACTTGGCGGCGCTCTCTATTGCAACGGGTATTTGGAATCCGTTAATGCTCGCACTGCAGGGCATTTTATTGGCTTTAACTGGCATTATTGCGCAGTTTGCTGGCTCAAATGATAAACAAGGTATTAGCCACTACTTTCAACAAGGATTATATCTTGCCCTAATACTCGCTATTATTGGTTTAGGGCTAGCAAGCCTTGCTGATACCGTGCTTGTTCAACTTGATACCTCACAGTCTATTACCCATTTAGCCGAGCAATATATTCATTTTGTTAAATGGGGGATTTTCGGTTTTTTACTTTTCAGTGTATATCGCAATATTACTGAAGGTATGGGTATGACCAAACCTGCTTTTTACATTAGCTTAATTGGTTTAGCGGTAAATATTCCAGCAAATTACGTGTTTATACATGGTAAGTTAGGTTTTCAAGCCTATGGTGGCGCTGGCTGTGGTATTGCCACCGCACTAGTATTTACAGCAATGGCGCTAACTCAGGTTGTTTATTGTCACTTTAGTAAAAAGGTTGATGCCAAAGCATTGTTAGCAAATTTTACCGGACCTAAACCTGCGACTTTATGGACCATAACCAAAGTAGGTATCCCAATTTCTTTGGCCACGTTTTTTGAAGTAACCTTATTCGCTTGTATTCCGCTGTTTATAGCGCATCTGGGAGCAGTTGCCGTTGCGGGTCATCAAATTGCAGCAAGTGTTACTACATTACTGTTTATGATGCCGTTGAGCCTCTCAATTGCAATTAGCATACGAATAGGTAACCTATTTGGCCAACAACATTATCAACAGTTAAGAAATGCTGTTAATACCAGTTATATTTTAGCGGCGATAATCGCTTTTATGCTGGCAAGTGTGACCTTCTTTGCGCGAGATATTATTAGCCAATTGTATTCTGACAACCCTGAAGTATTGGCTCTTGCTTCTTCAATAATGGTGTTAGCTTGCATCTATCAATTACCTGATGCATTGCAAGTTTCTGCCAATGGTATTTTACGAGGGTTAAAATACACGGCACCAATTGGTTATATCACCTTTGTATCGTATTGGTTGATCGGCTTTGCGCTTGGCTTCGTACTTGCTCGTACAGATTTAATTGTTCCAGCGATGGGCCCTCATGGCTTTTGGATAGGTATTATTGTGGGTTTAAGTGCCGCTGCAATTATGTTGATGTTCACTGTTCATAGGCGATTTAAACATGCACCTTTTTTGCAAAACCAATAG